DNA from Gephyromycinifex aptenodytis:
CGCCTCGGGAAGGCTGCTGTGCCGAGGGAACTTCGTCTTGCGGGCCGAAGGGGTCGGGGCGACCGATCGGTTCGATGGGCTCAGGGCGCGGAGCGTCTTGTGGGCCGTCGAAGGGCCCCTGAGGTGGATAGGAAGACATGACCGCATCAATACCCATCCCGATTGCTCCCAACCCGGCCAGAGATGCAACTCCCCCACATCACCCAGGGTGTCAGCCATATTGAGCGCATGGGCCGTGGACTCGATCAGAAACCCGCAGTACGGAGCGTGGGTCAGGCCGGTGACAGACCGTAAGGCATGCTGACTCCAAGACTGGGGAACCCGCATCGGAAAGGGTCTACCCGTAACTGGGCCGCGGCGCGGCCAACGGCGGAGCCTGCGGCCCCGCTGATTCCCTCGGCCGGACACCCCGATGCGACGGGGGTGACAGGTGTCATCGCCCTTGCGCTTGCAGTGGAGTCCGGCAGGTGAGGGAGTTTCAGAGGTTTCATACGATTTCGCCTGTGGTCCGAGTCCGCGAAACCCAACCTCAGACAAAATCGTGGCACGCATTCAGATCCAGATTCCCAGTATGCGAACGTCAGATCACTTGCATACATCCCCATTCGGGAGAATCTCTATTCCTGGGACGTGGACCTAGAAAGGCAAAAACAACCGGACGTAATCCGTCTAGATGCGCTTTCCACACCAGGATTCACGGAACTTCTCCCTCGCTCCCGGTTGGCGTTCGCTGACCGCCTCCGACGATGGGCGACCTTTGGGGAGTTCAGCACGGGCAGCCGGCCAACGACGTGTTGACAGCAGTCGGACGGATAGCCTCACACCTCGGCTTCCTGTCCAGGCGTATGACCCGCCAGACGGTGCTCATCAGCTCCAGGACACAGGGGGGCGGTAGGAGATTGGTGTGTCCCTTTGGAGTCGCTCAGTCCGTGGGGTGGGGGCTGGGGATCTCCACGGGGACGGCGGGAGGAGTGGCGGGCCAGCCGAGAAGCAGTCAGGGCATGCAAACGGGCGGCGCACGACTTTCGTCATGCGCCGCCCGGCGCTATGTGGTGGGCCTCAGCTCACCGCGAGCAAAAGATGCTCAGTGACCCTTGGGGTCGACCTTGCCATCGCGCTCCACGTCGACCTGCTCCTTGCGGACGGTCTCCGTGAACTCCTTGTTCTCGCTCACGACGTCCTTGTCAAGGCCGACGCGCTCCTTGGCAACGGTCTCCTTGCCGATGACGGCGCGCTCGGCGTGCAGGGTGACGCTGACATCCGCGTCGTCACCGATACGGCCACCGGTGTCGCCATCGCGGATCGGCTCACGCGTCACGTGGACCTCTTCGCGGTCGAGGGGGACGCTGACCGTCTCCTGCTCGCTCACGACGTGCTTGCGGAGGCGGACGCGGCCGGTCTCGACACTCTCCTTGCCAACCGTGAGCTCTTCCTCGTGGCGCACCACGGAGCCCTCGTCGTCGCGGTTCACGCCGGCGTCGCCACGACGCTCGGTGTCGACGCGAACGTCCTTGTCCACACCAGCGGTGTTGGCCACACCAGCGGTGTTGGCCACGCCAGCGGTCTGGTCCACATCGGTGGCTACGCCAGACGCGGAGAGGTTGTAGTAGCGGTAGAGGTCTTCCTCTTCCTGCTCAGAGATGTGGTGGTCCGCGTCCATGTTCGGCGCGTCCTTGATGAAGTCCTTGGTGTAGGGAACCCGGATCTCGTCGTTGCTCATCGTCGCCTCAGCGAGCGGGACGAAGGTCTCCTTGGAACCGAGGAGGCCCGTCTTGACCGTGGCCCACGTGGGACGGTTGGTCTGGTCGTCGAGGTAGATCTGGCCGACGGAGCCGACCTTGTCACCGTTCTGGTCTACGACATTGCTGTCGTGCAGGCGGGTGATCTCATCGTTCGTCATGTCGTTCCCGAACATCCTGTGTTCCTCTCAAATGTTTGTCGAGGGAGCCGGCGGGGATCAAACCCCACCGGAGAGCGCGTAGCACTCGGTCCCTTCGGCTGTGTCGACTGTAGCTGAGACCCTGGTGGATCCCGCCACAACGTCATACGTCCTCCCTATGCCCCCCAGTTCCCGTTCCTAAACACCGAAATTAAATGAACGCCGGATGAACGACGTTTATGCAGGTCAGGGGGGTGGCTTGGCGGTCAGGCCCGACGGTGCACCAGCAGCGGAAGGACGTGGGTGGCCCCTGCCGAGCGCAACATGGAGGCAGCCACGGTCACGACCCAGCCGGTGGAGGTGGCATCCACCACCAGCAGCACACAGCGGTCGGCCACAACTGCGGGCTCGACCGGCATGCATCGGGCGGCCCAGTTGGCGGCCTCGGCTCCCCCACCCTCGTCCCCGGATCCGCTCACGCCGGACACCCTGATCGTGGCCCGTTGCAGTCTGCCCACCTCGGCCAGGTGGTCACTGAGTGCGGCGAGCGCACCGGGGTGGCCCTCGGCGTCCAGGTCGATGACCAGTTCAGGACGACTGGGCCACTGCTCCTTCCACCTGGCCAGCACTCCGACTGCATGCTGGCGCAGGTGCGGGTCCAGCTGGTCGGCGGCGAACAGCCGCAGCGCCTCCTCCCATTCAGGGGCGTCGGCGTGGATCAGCACTCGACCGGCCTCGGCGGACTCAGCCGCGGAAATGCGACCTTTACGGCCGAACGCCCCGCCCGGCCACATCCGGCGGGGCTCCAACTCGTGAAAGCCGCGCCG
Protein-coding regions in this window:
- a CDS encoding DUF2382 domain-containing protein codes for the protein MFGNDMTNDEITRLHDSNVVDQNGDKVGSVGQIYLDDQTNRPTWATVKTGLLGSKETFVPLAEATMSNDEIRVPYTKDFIKDAPNMDADHHISEQEEEDLYRYYNLSASGVATDVDQTAGVANTAGVANTAGVDKDVRVDTERRGDAGVNRDDEGSVVRHEEELTVGKESVETGRVRLRKHVVSEQETVSVPLDREEVHVTREPIRDGDTGGRIGDDADVSVTLHAERAVIGKETVAKERVGLDKDVVSENKEFTETVRKEQVDVERDGKVDPKGH